The DNA segment CTGCAGAACTCCTCAAAGGAGACGAGAACCAAGAGGctaaatgaatttaaaataagtGCACAAAAATATTACCACTACCGAGAAGAAGAATTTTGGTAAAATTAAAACATGTAATAAAAGAACACTAAccataagaaataaaaaaaattacagaagTTATTTCCTCTGTAAGCTTCAGCACTGTGGTTTCaaaagtgagagcagcagcattaaaagtgttatttcagtttagttattttatttaaatgaaaactgatGATGATcttgaaaaaacaataataaaactttaaatattctTATAAACCcgaaattaaaaataacatgtaAATGTTAAACAGTAGGAAGATGgttaaatgtctttgttttgaaatcTCACTTGTATTACCGAATTGTTTGCAGTAACATTACAAGAtatttcactcacacacacacacacacacacacacacacacacacacacacacacagtcattcagAACAGTTTGGCGTTTTTCCACTACTGGTCTTCATGGAAGACTTTAGCCATGGCGAGGGCGACCTTTGCGACCTTTTTGTCCTTGATGTCAGGGCCCATTTTAGTCCGGGCCAGTTTCGTCCAGTACTTCTCCGTACGAATCTGATAATCAGTCACCGGCTCCCCCTCCTGCACTGCCGGGTGCTCTTCTTCATCTGGACACAGAAACATatcatttagaatttaaaaagcAGCTACAGAGTCGGTTGGTTACTTGTTGCTCATTATAATTCACATGAAAAGGTGAAGTGACAAAGATACAGATTGAATATTATTACCTTCCTCATCGTCACTTTCCCCTTCAGACTCAACCTCGTCTTCTTTCCCTTCTGCTcctttcagctcctcctcctcctcctcctcctcctcctcatcatcgcCCTCTGACTCAGACTCTTCCAGCCACTCCTGCGTCTCTGTGGACACAGAATCATAAATCCAAATGAAACCTCACATGCGTCTCTCCCGTCTTatcaccacctcctctcctgCATCGGGAGCTTCCGGGGCGCCTGGTGAGGTGCCTGTGATTAAATCTCAGGTCCTCTTTGTTTACATGCGTTACTGGGTTTTCGAGCGGCTGACTCACTGGGATCCATCTCAACCAGAGTCTCCCACTGGTCCATCTTGTGGAGGTCCAGGCTGTAGAAGTCGTTCAGGGTGAACTGGCGGTCACCGACCTCAAACATCCCCCCGAACAGGAAGAGCTTGCCCTGGCGCACCGTTGCCATGGCGCTGGACCTCGGACAGGGCTCCACCAGGTTGACGGAGGCTGAagctgaggagaagaaaaacttACATCTGAGTCTGAAATCAATGAGAATTCAAACGtcaaaaggacaaaaacaaggGATTGTCCAAACTCTCTGGATATTTGTggttgtgcgtttgtgtgattgtgttatCTAaccttcatcctcttcctcttcttcctcctcctcctcctcctcctcctgagctccaggGATCACTTCCTTAATGGTCATCACGGTGCCGTCCTCTGTGACGATCTCCTTGACGACCTCAGTGGGTCCTTGTGGCGCCGcctcctccccatcctccccctccatctctcctccctccccctcggCTCCTTCCTTCTTCCCCCTGCGtcgcttcttcttctccgtcttGTTTCCCTGAACGGACACAAATGTTAAATCAGTCGAGTTCTACTACGGATAAATTAGAATTCATTTGGAAAAAGCAACAGCATCCATGTgcttttcttccccccccccatgacgAGAAGATCCTGAAGTTGGTGCTGGTGTTAAACTTGGCTTCATGTGAACTTCTCTTCCACACAAACCTTCCTACATTCATTCACGCAGCAGGTGAATCGTGGCGGTGGAGCTTACCCGGAGCACGCCGGGGAACCAGCGGTTCTTCCCCGTGTCATACAGGTGCAGGTCGTTGTAGAAGTCACCCtccagtgtctcctcctcttcctcatcacacACCCCACCAAACAGCACCGCCCGCCCCGCCGGGCCCATCGCCGGCGAGAAGCCAGAGCGAGGATGAGGCTTGCTACCTGAGGGGCTCACCCTGGACCATGACCACTTCTCTGGAGGACGGAGAAACAGGACAAGTCACAAAAAGATGACAGTAGCTGGATGATTTCTGTGGTCGTACCGTCTCAAAAAGATTCTGACAGTGAAGTGTTTTGTACCTTGGCCATCTTTACCCTCTCGCTTCAGGAGGAACATGTCAGAGTGGATGGTTCCCTTCTCTACATCCTTCTTGACTCTCTAaaggaacacaaacatttaaatacagtaaatcacATTAACACAGAACTAAAGTCTCTATGATCAATATGGAGGAGACGCACATGCAACTAAAGCATCagatcacacactcacaacttTGGAGTATCCGCCGTAGATGATGACGCCCGTGCCGTCGGGCGTGGAAGTCATCTGACAGGCCGAGCGTGGAGGGGGGGCGGAGCCTGACGGAGTGAGGCGTGACCAGGAGAAGGTTTCCAGGGAGAACGAGTAGACGTCGTTGTAATAGACAAAATCcctgaggagggggaggggacgTGGGGGAGGGATCAGGAGAGAAAAGGGTTGAAACTGAgccaaaaatagaaaaagactCAATGAACTGTTACAGgaagtcaaacaaaaacaacatttcatgaAACTTAAACACCAGCGTATCTGTATATCTGCATATCTGTATATCTGTACTGAACATTCCTGTACTGAACATTCCTGTTGTATCCTCCTGATCTGTGACACTTTACCTGGTGCTCTCATGGAAACCTCCAAacaccagcagctgcttctTGCTGAGGACCATCCGGTGTCCGCTGCGACCCGTCGGACCCCCGGCCGccctggaaaacacaaagctcattttaaaacactgatgtatgtttaaaaATCATTATAAACACAAACGTTGACCCATAATTCCACCGTTTATTACGACGTCTGCTTTTAGGACACATACTTGATGTTCTCCCAGGTGTGTGTCGCCAGATGCAGCACCCACAGGTCCTTGTAGTGGTAGAACTGTTCCCCGTTCGGAGAACCAAACTCCCCCCCAAACACCCAGAGCTGGCCCCCACCCTGGGGAACCATCACCGcctgagggagagggaggaagaggaggaagaggaggaagaggaggaagaggaggagagcataAACAGAGTGAGATAAAGATCTGTTGTCCCTTGACTTAATTTGTTTCCTTGCAACAGGCCATCAGCCATGATGACATTGCTGATAAGACTCAgtcccacccacccccccccacctgtgCTGTGGCATTCTGCCCCCTTGTGGTTAAAATTAAGAATCACACCATCAGTTGCATTCAAACTTCCAACTGGAGTGACACATGCTTCTGTAAATCAACTCCTCTCTCATTGTGGAAAAACGTCCCACTGTTTTTCAAGCTGGTTATAAATCTGAGTGAGGAACCACTGTGATGTTCAGTGTGATCGGGGCGAGActcaggagacaggagaggatcCACGTGGAGGATTTACCTGGTGAGAGCAGCGCGGTGGAGGAGGGTTGGGGATGTCGGACTTCACCCACGTGTTCTTCTTGATGTTGTAGAAAAACAGGTCGTTGTACAGAAACGTCTGCAAACAAAGTTAACAACTGTCAAAAccggaaaaagaagaaaacataattCAAGCTAATGGGCTCATCCTCAGATTCAGCTTGTACAGAGCTGGTGATTGTAAGACTGGTGTGTAGGATAGAAACTCAGATTAGTGGTTGTTCTTGTCTGACTATTTTCTAACTCACTCAGGCAGAGGAACACGTataaagctgcttccagacatgaactgaagtctAAATGATTTCCCGAAATTTTCCAGAAAGGTCTAAGTCTGTTGcattggacattttccagaaacgTTCCTGTCAGTCCcccaagtaaaatgtctgagtgacCACGTTGATGACGTCTCAAACACGTAAGGACCACAGAAGGAGAAGAATACAAGTATCTCAGGGTCCAGAGTATCTTTCTACCTTCTTTCCATTGAAGAATTCTCCTCCAAACAGGATGAGTTCATCTTTCTCaggatgagcagagagagacgcaCTCAATCTGAAAAGCAGGAAGAGACGTGAGAGATTAAGAAACGTTTCTATTCCAGCAGGCGGGTTGTAGGTTGAACAAAGTGCGGGGGTTCACCTCGGTGACGGAGGAGGACACGTCGTCTCCACAACCTGAGTCTTCTTTCCATCCAGAGTCTGAAACTCAGCAATAAGAGCCTCCAGGTCCTCctagggaaggaaggaaggaagggaggaagggaggaaggaaggaaggaaggaaagaaaagtctgtaattgtttttcattagaGTCGTTTATGTTGTGGTGAAATTCTGTTTTGTGTTAATTTAcactaaattaattaattttgaatTTAATTGCGATTTAATTTTAATGTAGTTGTATTAAACAACGTAATGAACAgaacaatcaatcaaactttatttatactgaACCTTTCAAACTGTTCAGATGCAATTCAcaggattttaaaatgaataatgttAAACCTCCAGATTTAAAAACTAATGCAACTAAAACAACAACGAAAAGAAAGTTCAGatgataaaagataaataatcaaCACTCAGAGAGTTTAGTAATAAGATGATATTAAATAATGACAATGAGCTACAGAGATAAACATCAGCttcattttgtgacatttgaaaaaaaatacaaataattacaCATTGATGATTTAGGTTAAATCCacagttagtcagtcagtcagtcagttggtTAGTTTAAATCTACAGTCAGTTAGTATACGTTCATTTAAATCCACAGTTAGTttctcagtcagtcagtcagttgaTAAGTTGattagttagtcagtcagttagttggttagttagttggttagtgAGTTTAAATCCAGTTACCTCTTCTCGTTTACTTCTCTTGGAAACCTTCTTCTCCATCTTGGCCGCCGTCTTCTCTGCTCCCTtcaccttcttctctttcttcccttttttacCCATCGCTGTTGTTTGGATTCGATTCACTTTAATCTGTTTAAAACCCTTAATCTGGTTTTGTATCTGAATGAATTCACCGACACGTGGAAACAGATCAACACACGCCGACCTCCTTCCCTCACAGGAGTGGGATTTACTTCCGGCAAcaaagtcagagtgagagcgGGGTGGAAGTGCAACAGCGCCCTCTAGAGCCGTGGAAGACCCCCAGCACCTCTCCACCAAAAACACAGACTTAACAAATCCAGATCAGATCCAAACATACATTATtacaacattttcaacaatttataggcaacaaatgtgaaaataaataaataaaaaacaaacaaacaaacaaagaggatCAATGCATACATTTCAAGTCATTTCATTATGTTATTAGGAAGATAAATAACGttgatattgttattttgttaaataataGTTTAATTCCAGGGAAAATTTGAAAGAGCTATTAAACTTTATTACTAAACCACATGGTACAATAACCTCAGTAATTAACTTATAGTTGTGAAGCACAGTGGTATAATGGTCACTgggtctgtgcatgtgtataatTCAAGTTTAATTACTACTATCACGTCCTCCTGCCATGAACTGAGTGATGAGCTGAgacatcttgttttttattgatttttacaCGTGTTcaatttgtgttgtttcataATCAAATCTTTAAGGAAATTAAAAGCCAGTAAATCAGTTACACAACAGCAAAGTgtttcataaaaaacacaacaaaagttAATAGTGTAAAACAGAAATCTAACTATATATGGCAGGGAGTGAGGCTAATggagctgatgctgctgctgctgattgtgATGAGGTGGTTTGTGTGTATTCACACGCTTCATGTCCTCGTGTGTTGAACATGTTTGAACACACGTGTTCACTtatcttcagtgtgtgtggaatgTCACAGAGAGGAACTGGAAGGTTCTAATAAGCAGTCGAGTGTCTTGACACCTTGATACGGCATTcgacaataacaaaaacagcaccgacacacacacacatgcacctaaacacataaacacacacacaaaatgttgtaGTTCAGCTCTTTTCAGACAGATGATAACATCCAGTAGGGGGCAGCTGTGTGTTTCCATGAAACCAGTCGTTCAAACCCTTGACAGAGAACTTGAACCATAGTGAtgatataataatgatatttcaTTATTCATAGAAATcttcttaaaataaagtaacaAAGTTCCTcacagataaaaagaaaaaagactaGAAAGCCatgaaaaattatattataaagtcataaaagaataaaaacactaaatgtgAGACAGAAATTTAATCCGTTTCACAGAAAATGAGGAACGAGGTCAAATCAGGGAGTTAAGAAAGTATTTAGTTTTAGGATTTGATTTAAAGAGGCTGAGTCATCAGACTTATATTATTACAATAACACAACCACCTCCATGTGTTTTCTAATCTGAAGTTGAGACGTGATTTAGTGTCTgacactgaaagaaataaaaatatggaaCCACACTGATGCCTGGATATTGAGTCATCAttggtgcattgtgggtagagtggtgtgggggggggtgcacaTTACCCAATCCAATTATGATGGACATGGTTGATATGTGTGTTGCTGTAACAATACTGGTCTCAtatgtgtgtttctcctgtgacTGGATCAACGCTCTGAGGTTAAATTAAAATCGTTGTCACTCGTCTCCATCACTCGTTATTAATTCATATCCGTTCACAGCGATTCAAAATATATACGACACGCAAATTCATCCAGGCTGCACCTATCAGCTGTTTCCAGACATCTGTCAGCGTATTGGGATTTTCATTTCCCTTCccagcatccacacacacacacacacacacacacacacacacacacacacacacacacacacacacacacacacaagctcataCATAtatgtgcaacacacacacagcacatgacTGCTCTGCCCACCACTCACTCCTGACTGCTAACCTTTGTTGCATGGTGCCCCAAGGTGTGTgctccaatgtgtgtgtgtgtgtgtgtgtgtgtgtgcgtgtgtgtgtgtgtgtgtgtgcgtacacaTTTTTTCATGTGGGTTCTAGAATGTGAGCgaattttttctttcatttacagGCGTCACTGATATGATTTAtcctgtgtgggtctgtgtgtgtgtgtctgtgtgtgtgtgtctttatttagTAAAAGATGCAGAGAGCGATTTGTTGTGAGCGAAAGGTCAACACACCACattctcctcttcccctcctcagGGGACACTGCACGGCCGTCACACGTTTCAACACACACGTCCTCTTGTGCTGCTAAAAGTCACATCAGGCATTTAATCAAACGTTATTGAACGATTCATTCACATTGTTCTCATATTTCTAATATGAACTTGAAAAGAACAAGTGTCTCAATGTCTGAGAGAAAGTAAAGATTCATATCAGTTATCAGATGTTTCAGTTTGCGCGGATGCAGCCACCTGCTCCAAACACTAATCACCACGATGTGTTGAtgagataaaagagaaataattgTTATATTGACTGAAATAGAGTTAATTTGATCTAATTTAAATGAGCTTTGACTCTGTTTGGGTTTGTTCGATTTCATTGAACTTTTCTTGATGTTATTTTATTCGTCTTTGCTTGTTTGGGGCCATTGATGACACATTGAGACCTTGGCATGATGTGGATTTactacatttcatttcagttaaGTGGAAATTCTCGACCGTGGCCTAAATTTGACACGACTGGATCTGATAAGACTCGATCAGATTGATCCGAGGTAATTGAAGCGTCCCTGGGAACACAGGTACTTTCCAGAGATAATGTGATTGAGAGAAAGGGAACAGACGTCATGATCGAATGTTGTTTACTCTAATGAAGACATAAAAAAGAAGGGTCAGCTCTCCACCTGTGCACAGACGCTGCTGTGACTCAGCCCTGCGACGTCGATAATGTCCTCATCAGCTTCGTGACTgaggctgcagggagagaaTAAAGGACGAGGACCGGAACCGACGGGAAATCACCCAGGCTGTGACGTTAAAGGTTTTTAAACAGTCACTAGTGCTGAAGGtaaaattaccacaaaactgtTTAACATCATGGGAAACGGAATTTATTCTGCTGCTCAgaaactacatttatttatactttgtCAGATACATTTACTCACTTCTCGAAAACTTTTACTGAAACCACCCAACAACTGGGGGACAATcacaggctgtaaataaagatggacgacgtaaCAGctcccaaaaatgaagccaaagcattttgACTCGGACTCCAAATAACGTCTTACACGAGCAAGATGGCCGCTTTCGTATCCAGGACGTTTCAGCTTTGTTTCTGGATgttgggaggaagaggagatgtgtgtgtttgtgtgtgtgtgtgtgtgtgtgtatgtgtgtgtgtgtgtgtgtgtgtgttttcctcagtcTTTCTTTAAACTTCACAGACAATAGAAAAAGACCAGTAAACTGTGACTGTTTGatgccagtgtttgtgtgtacacacatTGCTGCACGTGgatgtttcagtttgtgtgtgtgtgtgtgtgtgtgtgtgtgtgtgtgtgtgtgtgtgtgtgtgtgtgtgtgtgtgtgtgtgtgtgtgtgtgtgtgtgtgtgtgtgtgtgtgtgtgtgtgtgtgtgtgtgtgagtgtgttgatACAGGGAAGTGGGAATCAGACCTCACACCTGTCAGTGCTCCCTGCAGTGTGGATACAGACTCTTTGTTCTCGCTGGTTTCCGCTCACGCAGACGTTATcgccagcagcagaggagcatgggaaaaagacaaacatctgTGTCAGTTAAGGAAAATACAGTGAGCCGCTGGAGAACATGAACATGCTGTGTTATTGGTttcagacagacggacagaagaGTTACAAAAACTTCCCCCAGAGAAACAGATCATTCTGTAAACGTCACGTCAGCCCTGCAGCCTCTAATTCCACTCATAGTTTATAGTTTCTTTGAATGATTCTCACATGCAACTGAAAATAGTCTGTCCTCAAAAAGGTCAAAATCCATCAAAGCAGCAACTGTCAAAGTTTTCACCTCCTTTTTCCTCACTGGATTCTgaacaatgtttttaatcagttttaaatAAAGGTTGTTTCTCTTGGTTCTCGCCTCTGACATCTGGAATCCAAATTTTAGGTTGTTTTCATACTTAATGATCTATGTTGTACTTGTACTGCCGGTTGCATTTGTTCAGGATAATTTACAAAACTATGAAATGTGTAGAGTCTCTATGAAGAAAGTCCTGATTTACAGCGATGTCTCCGACACAATAAGAAAGAAGAGCCTGATATTGCAGCCTGAGAGACACAGTATTCGTCCAAGTGAAGGTGACCAACCACGAACTGGGAGCCTGGATAAGAGAGCCGACTTCCTGGATATACCAACATGGCCTCCTCTCACAGATTCTCCTCTCGCAGATTCTCCTCTCGCAGATTCTCCTCTCGCAGATTCTCCTCTCGCAGATTTTCTGATTCTCCTCAGATTCTCCTCTCGCAGATTCTCCTCTCGCAGATTCTCCTCTCAAAGATTCTCCTCTCGCAGATTCTCCTCTCGCAGATTCTCCTCTCACAGATTCTCCTCTCACAGATTCTCCTCTCAAAGATTCTCCTCTGATTCTCCTCTCAAAATTCTCCTCTCGCAGATTCTCCTCTATGAGATTCTCCTCTCGCAGATTCTCCCCAATTCTCCTCTCAAAGATTCTCCTCTCGCAGATTCTCCTCTCGCAGATTCTCCTCTCGCAGATCTCTCAAAGATTCTCCTCAGATTCTCCTCTCGCAGATTCTCCTCTCGCAGATTCTCCTCTCAAAGATTCTCCTCTCGCAGATTCTCCTCTCGCAGATTCTCCTCTCAAGATTCTCCTCTCAAGATTCTCCTCTCAAAGATTCTCCTCTCGCAGATTCTCCTCTCGCAGATTCTCCTCTCAAAGATTCTCCTCgattctcctctcctctcacagaTTCTCCTCTCACAGATTCTCTTCAAAGATTCTCCTCTCGCAGATACTCCTCTCGCAGATTCTCCTCTCGCAGATTCTCCTCTCAAAGATTCTCCTCTCGCAGATTCTCCTCTCACAGATTCTCCTCTCAGAGATTATCTTACTAAAAAGGGTTAAAGAATGAACTATTGAAGTTTTCTTCCAAATAAGTTGCTCTGCGTTGTCATagacaaatgtaaatgttgtcaGTAACGTTGgaccttcttttctttcttccatgttGTTTCTCTTTGAATAATGACGTAGAGTCTAGATGTTGCTTCTTTCACAGTAAACACACTTTACTTCCAGTAAAGGCTTCAGCTGGAGTAAATATTTAATTGATAATCCAGGTTGTCCTTCAACGGACTTTCCTCCTCCACCGGTGTGGAGCCTCTCTGGGACTCGGCCGCCGCTCGACCCTGAGACGTGACGGACAGTGACCCTCAAGGTCGACTGAGGCCTCGTGTGAAATGTTGCAGCAAAGTGCAGCGGCCTCCGATCTAATGCAATTTCCTAAAACACTGGTTCAGAGTAACATTGTGTAACGCTGAAACACATCAACGTTGTTCCTGCGCTCTGCAGAGGATCTGTAAAGTATTGTTGtaatggtctgtgtgtgtgatcgtaTCCTGAttgctctgcagctctggtGTGGTCCTGAAGTTCATCACCGGAGTTGCAGCGTCCTTTAGGTTTGTGTGCAACATGATCAGCACATTTATCTTTCTGGAGTTTTCTATCATGACACAGGAT comes from the Hippoglossus stenolepis isolate QCI-W04-F060 chromosome 5, HSTE1.2, whole genome shotgun sequence genome and includes:
- the klhdc4 gene encoding kelch domain-containing protein 4, producing the protein MGKKGKKEKKVKGAEKTAAKMEKKVSKRSKREEEDLEALIAEFQTLDGKKTQVVETTCPPPSPRLSASLSAHPEKDELILFGGEFFNGKKTFLYNDLFFYNIKKNTWVKSDIPNPPPPRCSHQAVMVPQGGGQLWVFGGEFGSPNGEQFYHYKDLWVLHLATHTWENIKAAGGPTGRSGHRMVLSKKQLLVFGGFHESTRDFVYYNDVYSFSLETFSWSRLTPSGSAPPPRSACQMTSTPDGTGVIIYGGYSKVRVKKDVEKGTIHSDMFLLKREGKDGQEKWSWSRVSPSGSKPHPRSGFSPAMGPAGRAVLFGGVCDEEEEETLEGDFYNDLHLYDTGKNRWFPGVLRGNKTEKKKRRRGKKEGAEGEGGEMEGEDGEEAAPQGPTEVVKEIVTEDGTVMTIKEVIPGAQEEEEEEEEEEEEDEASASVNLVEPCPRSSAMATVRQGKLFLFGGMFEVGDRQFTLNDFYSLDLHKMDQWETLVEMDPKTQEWLEESESEGDDEEEEEEEEEELKGAEGKEDEVESEGESDDEEDEEEHPAVQEGEPVTDYQIRTEKYWTKLARTKMGPDIKDKKVAKVALAMAKVFHEDQ